From Sediminibacterium sp. TEGAF015, a single genomic window includes:
- a CDS encoding efflux RND transporter permease subunit, whose amino-acid sequence MLNRLIHFSLKNRMLVVSMAALLMVYGVFTLVNLPVDVLPDLNRPRVTIFLEANGMAPEEVESQVNLPVETQLNGAPGVEVVRSVASPGLGMVFVEFDWNTDVYRARQLTAEKLQNIQLPKGITPVMGPISSIMGQIMMVAVTSDTTSPADLRTLADFTIRRRLMSVKGVSQVIPIGGERMQYQVLISSEKLRQYNLAIDDIDNALQLTNQNTTGGFIDNKGSETLIRNIGRANTLEDLANTVVSNRNAAPVLLKQVAEVKFGGPIKRGDGSFNGKPAVILSIEKQPGSSTIDVTAEALKAIEEIKASLPKNIQINTDVFQQKHFIINSLTNVEEALRDGFILVIIILFLFLLNFRTTIITLTAIPLSLIITAIVFKFFDISINTLTLGGLAIAIGELVDDAIVDVENVYRRLKENWLSEKPKPLLKVIYDASSEVRNSIVYATIIVVLVFIPLFYLQGIEGRIFAPLGIAYITSIVASLVVSLTVTPALCSYLLEKKNHLHHINLAFWKRKKKGTTVDAVHEPDSALVRWLKKQDVRLLHFGLKRPKTITGVAIALIIASISIIPFFGTEFLPPFNEGSYTVNMVAPAGTSLEESNKLGTIAEQQILKVPEVALTARRTGRAELDEHAEPPSSTEIEVALKPGGRSRAKVLEEMRNNLSVLKGVSINIGQPISHRLDHLLSGVRAQVAVKIFGNDLLTLRSNAEQLKSIISNVPGVVDVQIENQVMVPQLMIKLDRMAVQRYGLQVGNVADELEIFYNGKVVSQIIDGQKSFDIVLRTDDSTRKNIEAIRNTQIAASDGSLIPLSQIAKIELENSINAVNHENTQRRIVVSANVQGRDLGSTVKEMQETVKKDLPLQEGYYLQWGGQFESQQSASKLITILSIFSIAGIFLVLYSHFKSSRIALQIMLNIPLALIGSVIAVMLTGGVFSIATMVGFITLTGIASRNGIMMISHYIHLVQHEGEVFGDKMIIRGSLERLVPVLMTALVAAFALIPLTMDATAPGKEILYPVATVILGGLVSSTLLDMIVTPVVFKLFGEKALKKYLEEQEKKELN is encoded by the coding sequence ATGCTGAACAGACTCATTCATTTTTCCCTGAAGAACCGGATGCTGGTGGTATCAATGGCTGCTTTGCTCATGGTGTATGGTGTATTTACATTGGTTAATCTTCCGGTGGATGTATTACCTGATTTGAACAGACCGAGAGTAACCATATTTTTAGAAGCCAATGGTATGGCGCCTGAAGAAGTAGAAAGCCAGGTAAACCTGCCGGTGGAAACACAATTAAATGGTGCGCCGGGTGTAGAAGTAGTTCGTTCTGTCGCATCACCGGGACTGGGAATGGTGTTTGTTGAGTTTGACTGGAACACTGATGTGTACCGTGCAAGACAATTAACGGCTGAGAAACTACAGAACATTCAATTACCAAAAGGCATTACCCCAGTGATGGGGCCCATCAGTTCCATCATGGGGCAGATAATGATGGTAGCTGTTACCAGTGATACCACCTCGCCTGCTGATTTAAGAACATTGGCCGACTTTACCATCCGCAGAAGATTGATGAGTGTAAAAGGTGTAAGCCAGGTGATACCAATTGGCGGCGAAAGAATGCAGTACCAGGTTTTAATTTCAAGTGAAAAATTAAGGCAGTATAATCTTGCCATTGATGATATTGATAATGCCTTACAATTAACCAATCAAAATACCACCGGTGGTTTTATTGATAATAAAGGTTCAGAAACACTTATCCGAAATATTGGCCGTGCCAATACATTAGAAGATTTAGCGAATACTGTTGTAAGCAACCGAAATGCAGCCCCTGTTTTGCTAAAGCAAGTTGCGGAAGTAAAATTTGGCGGGCCAATTAAAAGAGGTGATGGTTCATTTAACGGAAAACCGGCCGTGATACTTAGCATTGAGAAGCAACCGGGCAGCAGTACTATTGATGTAACTGCAGAAGCATTAAAAGCAATCGAAGAAATAAAGGCATCCCTGCCAAAAAATATTCAAATCAATACAGATGTTTTTCAGCAAAAACATTTTATTATAAACTCCCTTACCAATGTGGAAGAAGCATTAAGGGATGGGTTCATTCTTGTAATAATTATTCTCTTCCTCTTTCTTCTCAATTTTCGTACTACAATCATAACACTTACAGCAATACCGCTGTCGCTCATTATAACAGCGATTGTTTTTAAGTTCTTTGATATTTCCATCAATACCCTTACTCTCGGCGGATTGGCAATTGCTATCGGCGAGTTAGTGGATGATGCCATTGTGGATGTTGAAAATGTTTATAGAAGATTGAAAGAAAACTGGCTCAGCGAAAAACCGAAGCCATTACTCAAAGTAATTTATGATGCCAGCAGTGAGGTAAGAAATTCAATAGTGTATGCCACCATCATTGTAGTGTTGGTATTTATTCCACTGTTCTATTTACAGGGAATTGAGGGAAGGATATTTGCCCCGCTTGGAATTGCTTATATTACTTCTATTGTGGCATCATTGGTAGTGTCACTAACCGTTACACCGGCACTGTGCAGTTATTTATTAGAAAAGAAAAATCATTTACACCATATCAACCTGGCCTTTTGGAAACGCAAAAAAAAGGGAACCACTGTTGATGCGGTACATGAACCAGATAGTGCCCTTGTTCGTTGGCTTAAGAAGCAAGACGTCAGGCTACTGCATTTTGGGTTAAAGCGTCCAAAAACAATAACCGGTGTGGCTATTGCATTAATCATTGCTTCCATCAGCATTATCCCATTTTTTGGTACAGAATTTTTACCACCCTTTAATGAAGGAAGTTATACAGTGAACATGGTAGCTCCGGCAGGAACCTCGTTAGAAGAAAGTAACAAGCTGGGTACAATCGCTGAACAACAAATTCTGAAAGTACCCGAAGTTGCTCTAACTGCCCGCCGGACAGGCAGGGCAGAATTAGACGAACATGCAGAGCCACCAAGCTCAACTGAAATTGAAGTGGCATTAAAACCCGGTGGACGAAGCAGGGCAAAAGTGCTGGAAGAGATGCGAAATAATCTTTCCGTATTAAAAGGGGTATCCATAAATATTGGTCAGCCCATATCTCACCGGCTCGACCATTTACTTTCCGGAGTAAGAGCACAGGTTGCTGTTAAAATATTTGGTAATGATTTATTAACGCTTCGCTCAAATGCTGAACAATTAAAATCAATTATTTCCAATGTGCCGGGTGTGGTTGATGTGCAGATTGAGAACCAGGTAATGGTACCGCAATTGATGATTAAACTTGACCGTATGGCTGTGCAGCGTTATGGCTTACAGGTGGGAAATGTGGCGGATGAACTGGAAATATTTTATAATGGGAAAGTAGTGAGCCAGATAATTGATGGCCAAAAAAGTTTTGATATTGTCTTAAGAACTGATGACAGTACAAGAAAAAATATTGAAGCAATCCGCAATACACAGATTGCAGCATCGGATGGTTCATTAATACCGCTGAGTCAAATTGCAAAGATTGAATTGGAGAACAGTATTAATGCAGTTAACCATGAAAATACGCAGCGGCGTATAGTTGTTTCTGCCAATGTGCAGGGCCGTGACCTTGGCAGCACTGTAAAAGAAATGCAGGAAACCGTAAAGAAAGATTTGCCTTTACAGGAAGGATATTATTTACAATGGGGAGGACAATTTGAAAGCCAGCAATCAGCCTCTAAATTAATTACCATACTCAGTATCTTTTCAATAGCAGGTATTTTCTTAGTCCTGTACAGCCATTTCAAAAGCAGTCGTATTGCTTTGCAGATAATGCTCAATATTCCATTGGCATTAATAGGCAGCGTAATAGCGGTAATGCTTACGGGAGGTGTTTTTTCTATTGCTACAATGGTTGGTTTTATTACGCTTACAGGTATTGCATCAAGAAATGGCATTATGATGATAAGCCACTATATCCATTTGGTACAACACGAAGGAGAAGTGTTTGGAGACAAAATGATTATCCGTGGTTCATTGGAGAGATTAGTGCCGGTATTAATGACGGCGCTGGTTGCAGCTTTTGCTTTGATACCATTAACAATGGATGCAACAGCACCGGGTAAAGAAATTCTCTACCCTGTTGCTACCGTTATTTTGGGTGGATTGGTTAGTTCAACATTATTAGATATGATTGTAACTCCTGTTGTATTTAAACTATTTGGCGAAAAAGCCTTAAAGAAATACCTGGAAGAGCAGGAAAAAAAGGAG
- a CDS encoding heavy metal-binding domain-containing protein, which translates to MKQVLKITMAIFAISSVVVFAACNDSGDKKNASTKTEMSHEGGDHIYACPMHPEVTGKEGDTCPKCGMKLEHNDNAGGPNNVSMQFTYSPTSPKPGEEVTLSMTPKIKDKPTEQVPLDVEHTKKIHLIVVSDDLSWFDHIHPELNADGSYTVKEKFPAPGKYTLFADYKPSGANHTVDYLNVSVAGTVPAAKVYGADRLTSAAGDGFSVLLTPEGGKFLTNMPMHINGVVMLNGKEVDVTTLEDYLGAKAHMVVVSLTDKKYLHVHPSVEGGKFDLHTTFEKPGVYRGWIQFQSKGKIYTSDFVMNVAEGTAANMKNMNDNSNGMKEMKH; encoded by the coding sequence ATGAAACAAGTGTTAAAAATTACGATGGCAATTTTCGCTATTAGCTCTGTCGTGGTCTTTGCAGCATGCAATGACAGTGGCGATAAAAAAAACGCTTCAACAAAAACAGAAATGTCGCATGAAGGTGGTGACCATATTTATGCCTGCCCTATGCACCCGGAAGTAACAGGCAAAGAAGGCGATACCTGCCCAAAATGCGGCATGAAACTGGAGCATAATGACAATGCTGGTGGTCCAAACAATGTTAGTATGCAGTTTACATATAGCCCGACATCTCCTAAGCCCGGAGAAGAAGTTACTTTATCCATGACTCCAAAAATAAAAGATAAACCTACTGAGCAGGTTCCATTGGATGTAGAGCACACCAAAAAAATACACCTCATTGTTGTTAGTGATGACCTTAGTTGGTTTGACCATATACATCCTGAACTCAACGCAGATGGTTCTTACACAGTGAAAGAAAAATTTCCGGCTCCAGGCAAGTACACTTTGTTTGCTGACTATAAGCCAAGTGGTGCCAATCATACGGTTGACTATTTAAATGTAAGTGTAGCAGGTACAGTGCCAGCAGCAAAAGTGTATGGAGCAGATAGACTAACCAGCGCCGCCGGGGATGGATTTTCTGTCTTACTTACTCCTGAGGGTGGTAAGTTTTTAACCAATATGCCCATGCACATTAATGGAGTAGTAATGCTAAACGGTAAAGAAGTAGATGTAACAACCTTAGAAGATTACCTTGGAGCAAAAGCCCACATGGTAGTAGTAAGCCTTACCGATAAAAAATATTTGCATGTACACCCAAGCGTAGAAGGTGGAAAATTCGATTTACATACTACGTTTGAAAAACCCGGTGTATATCGTGGCTGGATACAATTTCAAAGCAAGGGTAAAATTTATACAAGTGATTTTGTAATGAATGTAGCAGAAGGGACAGCAGCTAACATGAAAAACATGAACGATAATAGTAATGGCATGAAAGAAATGAAACACTAA
- a CDS encoding heavy metal-binding domain-containing protein: MKQISVILSLAIAVFSFTAVNAQSTKNKTAVADSVIYQCPMKCEGDKTYDKAGKCPKCNMNLKALPKQVDAIYQCPMKCEGDKTYNKAGKCPKCNMNLTKVKAKNSTDNHKGHDHN, from the coding sequence ATGAAACAAATCAGCGTTATCCTTTCACTGGCAATAGCAGTTTTTAGTTTTACTGCTGTAAATGCACAATCAACAAAAAATAAAACTGCAGTCGCCGATTCAGTTATTTATCAATGCCCGATGAAGTGCGAAGGCGATAAAACCTATGATAAAGCAGGTAAATGCCCTAAATGCAATATGAATTTGAAGGCTCTGCCAAAACAGGTCGATGCCATTTACCAGTGCCCCATGAAATGTGAGGGTGATAAAACTTACAATAAGGCAGGAAAATGTCCTAAATGCAATATGAACCTGACCAAAGTGAAGGCAAAAAACTCGACAGATAATCATAAGGGTCATGATCACAATTAA
- a CDS encoding nuclear transport factor 2 family protein, producing MKKLLMMSLLLATFTATFAQSGDNEAVKAVLNNYKKAIEKLDTAGVVNLFVKDSKVYEQASDEGTIGHYLEHHLGPELKAFKSFTFSNYKVDVTMAGEYAFSTETYIYTIVLAKDAKEIKSQGVATSVLRKTKAGWKIVQTHSSFRKAK from the coding sequence ATGAAAAAGTTATTAATGATGTCCCTGCTACTGGCAACTTTTACCGCAACCTTTGCACAAAGCGGCGATAATGAAGCTGTAAAAGCAGTGTTGAACAATTACAAAAAAGCAATTGAAAAATTAGACACCGCCGGTGTTGTGAATCTTTTTGTAAAAGACTCTAAAGTGTATGAACAGGCGAGCGATGAAGGCACAATTGGTCATTATCTGGAACACCATCTGGGGCCCGAACTGAAAGCGTTCAAATCTTTCACTTTCAGTAATTATAAAGTAGATGTAACAATGGCAGGTGAATATGCTTTTTCAACGGAAACGTATATCTATACTATCGTTCTTGCTAAAGATGCTAAGGAAATAAAAAGTCAGGGAGTAGCTACTTCAGTTTTAAGAAAAACAAAAGCTGGCTGGAAGATTGTGCAAACACATTCTTCATTTAGGAAAGCAAAATAA
- a CDS encoding efflux RND transporter periplasmic adaptor subunit, producing MKRIIIQFLLGLLPVFTFAHGGEDHGDAKKTAISPASYFSSEAASEVYEVLLKYSPIVPGKEASLRLYLSEYNTNSPIDSAKLEVTVADNPNIKITVTRIDRGVFELKTTFPAKKVYNLVLNINSYAGIDLIQLNNIEIGKELTAAVTTESTPHSHWYSSNWFFGLIGMLTGLLVMFFVTRGRSRKIITGAIILFCLLPTATYNPVSAHGGEDHGDAAGKTGGGSSTTFIVEKETQFLFNIQTQKISTGDFNESSVLLGTVNAAPQGRAVIQTPQSGKIVSLRVVPGQKVGKGQVVAIIEQQVDAGTQISINAQSNSVNAEYEAAKAQYDRLLGIADIAAKKDITEAKARLESAQKNKALFDANTGKNTGNTKTISLSSPVSGVVGTFNYAIGAVVNSGETLFEITNLDQVFVEAQVFAGDAQKLKLATGFTTISNTDTLVYTLKVISTAQSVNTGNQSQKVVFEIINPRGQFKIGENINVRMTGNNVIRQVVIPNEAITDVNGKPAIFIKDKAEQYSISFIVKGQSNDKFTVVTKGTEDGERVVTANVYQMKMMYLNQ from the coding sequence ATGAAACGAATCATCATTCAATTTTTATTGGGGCTATTGCCGGTATTTACATTTGCACATGGCGGCGAAGACCATGGTGATGCTAAAAAAACAGCTATATCACCTGCAAGTTATTTCTCCTCTGAGGCTGCTTCTGAAGTCTATGAGGTATTGTTAAAGTACAGCCCGATAGTGCCGGGCAAGGAAGCATCGCTTCGTTTATATTTAAGTGAATACAATACCAATAGCCCTATTGACAGTGCTAAACTGGAAGTAACGGTAGCTGACAATCCCAATATAAAGATTACTGTTACAAGGATTGATAGGGGTGTATTTGAATTGAAAACCACATTTCCAGCAAAGAAAGTATACAATCTTGTACTCAATATCAATAGCTATGCAGGCATTGATTTAATTCAACTAAACAATATTGAAATAGGGAAAGAATTGACTGCAGCAGTTACAACAGAAAGCACCCCGCATTCTCATTGGTATAGCAGCAATTGGTTTTTTGGTTTGATTGGTATGCTGACCGGCTTGCTTGTTATGTTCTTTGTTACCAGAGGTCGCAGCAGGAAAATAATTACGGGAGCAATTATTCTTTTTTGTCTTTTGCCAACAGCCACTTACAATCCGGTATCTGCACATGGTGGTGAAGACCATGGTGACGCGGCAGGTAAAACTGGCGGTGGCTCTTCCACCACCTTTATAGTTGAAAAGGAAACACAATTCCTTTTTAATATTCAAACGCAGAAAATTAGCACAGGTGATTTTAATGAATCATCCGTTTTACTAGGAACAGTAAATGCAGCTCCGCAGGGCCGGGCAGTCATACAAACGCCGCAATCAGGTAAAATCGTTTCATTAAGGGTAGTTCCGGGGCAGAAGGTTGGTAAAGGACAAGTAGTTGCAATAATTGAACAACAGGTTGATGCCGGGACGCAAATTAGTATCAACGCCCAAAGTAACAGTGTAAATGCAGAATATGAAGCTGCCAAAGCGCAATATGACAGGTTGTTGGGTATAGCAGACATTGCCGCAAAGAAAGATATTACCGAGGCCAAAGCCCGTTTAGAAAGTGCCCAGAAAAATAAGGCACTCTTTGATGCCAATACCGGAAAGAATACCGGTAATACAAAAACTATAAGCCTTTCTTCTCCTGTTAGTGGTGTTGTTGGCACATTTAATTATGCAATTGGCGCTGTGGTAAACAGCGGAGAAACCTTATTTGAAATAACCAATCTTGATCAGGTATTTGTGGAAGCCCAGGTATTTGCAGGTGACGCTCAAAAATTGAAACTAGCAACAGGGTTTACCACCATTTCAAATACAGATACACTGGTTTATACATTGAAAGTGATCAGCACTGCCCAATCAGTAAATACAGGTAACCAATCTCAGAAAGTCGTATTTGAAATCATCAACCCAAGAGGGCAGTTCAAAATTGGTGAGAATATAAATGTGCGGATGACAGGAAATAATGTCATCCGGCAGGTAGTGATACCTAATGAAGCAATTACTGATGTGAATGGTAAGCCGGCCATTTTTATAAAAGATAAAGCTGAACAGTATAGTATCAGCTTCATAGTTAAAGGGCAAAGCAATGATAAGTTTACCGTTGTCACCAAGGGTACTGAAGACGGCGAAAGAGTTGTTACTGCCAATGTGTATCAAATGAAAATGATGTATTTAAATCAATAA
- a CDS encoding TolC family protein, with the protein MFRYRIIVFLTGFISFSASAQQVLTEDEAVSKALANNKNIQAASLQVKQQQQLLKSAINLPNPEFFWESPTGNFYTGSITQSFEFPTVYSNQYRLQKQQIGVAQKEKQLTEAELKYRVKVLYLEIQYADSLASQLYKQDTLYEKIKLSAIRQFRAGQIDYLQQTFAETQYGEIHNQYQQSLVRASSLKAQLQWFTGIKDPISVEPLAISLSQVQLSLAPDSTALFANPALQILQQQENVAKQNIALQKSKALPGLAFGYFNQGERDTKWLNRFRVGVTIPLWFGQYKSNINAAKTEQQVIQSKQQGLQQDLSAQTINTSSEMRTNWQSVQYYQQTGLRKAQEVITTSQRFFVSGEIDYISLLRNSNDAYTVYQKYLEAVRNYNLSVINHKYLMGQL; encoded by the coding sequence ATGTTCAGATATCGTATCATAGTTTTTCTTACAGGCTTCATCAGTTTTTCGGCATCGGCACAGCAGGTGCTCACAGAAGATGAAGCTGTGTCTAAGGCATTGGCTAATAACAAGAATATCCAAGCTGCATCACTGCAAGTAAAACAACAGCAGCAGTTACTGAAATCAGCCATCAATCTTCCTAATCCCGAGTTCTTTTGGGAAAGCCCTACAGGTAACTTTTATACCGGTAGCATTACGCAGTCGTTTGAATTCCCCACCGTGTACAGTAATCAGTACCGTTTGCAAAAGCAGCAAATTGGTGTGGCGCAAAAAGAAAAGCAACTAACAGAAGCAGAGTTAAAGTATCGAGTTAAAGTCTTATACTTAGAAATACAATACGCTGATTCGCTAGCCTCACAATTATACAAACAGGATACCCTGTACGAAAAAATAAAGCTGTCTGCCATCCGCCAGTTCAGAGCTGGGCAAATAGATTATCTGCAACAAACATTTGCTGAAACACAGTATGGTGAAATTCATAATCAATATCAACAGTCGCTTGTAAGAGCCTCCTCTTTAAAGGCGCAGTTGCAATGGTTCACAGGCATTAAAGATCCTATTTCAGTAGAGCCACTTGCTATTTCACTTTCTCAGGTACAGTTATCTCTTGCGCCTGATTCCACAGCGTTATTTGCAAATCCTGCCCTACAGATATTACAGCAGCAGGAGAATGTAGCCAAACAAAATATTGCATTGCAAAAAAGCAAAGCGCTACCTGGATTGGCTTTTGGTTATTTCAACCAGGGCGAAAGGGATACGAAATGGTTGAATCGTTTCAGGGTTGGCGTAACTATTCCGTTATGGTTCGGACAATATAAAAGTAATATCAATGCAGCCAAAACGGAGCAACAGGTTATTCAAAGCAAACAGCAGGGATTGCAGCAAGACTTATCTGCACAAACGATTAATACAAGCAGCGAAATGAGAACCAACTGGCAGTCTGTTCAGTATTATCAACAAACAGGGTTAAGAAAAGCACAGGAAGTGATTACTACTTCACAACGCTTTTTTGTGAGTGGTGAAATTGATTATATCAGTTTACTAAGAAACAGCAACGATGCTTACACTGTTTACCAGAAATACCTGGAAGCAGTACGAAATTATAATCTCAGCGTTATCAATCACAAATATTTAATGGGTCAGTTATGA